The sequence aaggcagaggctttaatccactgagccacccaggcacccctgtaaactGTATCTTTAATACACTGtataaaatttccattataaTAACTATGATGGTGAAGGAAAAACAAGTAGCCCACAGGGCACATGTTAAGGGGAAATGAAGACTTGCTAATTGGAGAAAGAACTGAGTGTTCAACTGGCTGCTAGCATCAGTCAATATGTTTTACAGAGGGAATATATATTACTGTGAAATTTAGCAAGTTTATTCAGTAGAACTTTCgtggaaattttttttgaacCATTTTATTGAGGTTTGATTGACATATAAAaagctatatatatttaatgttttaatttgatGGATTTGGGAGTAAACATACAACCATGAAACCATCatcatcataaaggccatataaatATGTGTCAACTCCAACGTTTTCTCCCACCCTCTTTAGtattattatgtgtgtgtatgtggtaaaGCACTTATCATAATACCTCCCCTCctagcaaattttaagtatataatacagtattattatatataggttaacaggtatgtgaaaagatgctcaacattaataatcatcaaggaaatggaaatcaaaatcacaatgagatatcacttcacacttaTTAGGATGCctactttagggaaaaaaaaaacagcagcaaaaaacaaaagataacaaatgttggtcattttgtggagaaaagggaacactggtacaccattggtgggaatttaaattggtacattgtagaaaacagtatggcgatttctcaaaaaaatttaaaaaagaactagcatatgatccagcaatttcatttctgagtatttatccaaacgaattgaaatcagtatctcaaagtGAGACTTGCTCTTAAAACTCTACTACTTGCTTCTCTCAAATGCTTGAGCCATTTGCCTGCCATCTTTGATGagtttttttccctgcttttccACTTTTcgaaaaatgtacaaaaaattatgaaaacaaagatTTCTGTGAATAGCTATGATAGAGCAAATCTCACTTTGAGGTCTACTGCCCTGCTACCCAGGGTTAGAACATAATGTTTTCTTGGCTGGTGGAATTTAGGTACAACTTGAACAACAAGAGAAGCTATTGCAGATTATTTTAAGCAATGTTGTGATTCTATTATAAGATCAATCTGATTTTTGCATAGGAGGTATATTAGAATGCAAGAGAGATTGAAGGTAAGGATACCTGGTAGCGTGTGCCTATAGTACAGGCAGATTCTGAAAGGTACAGAATAGTGGAGTTGGAAATGAGGAAGTTATAGTAAGTGCAGCATCAGAGAAGTTGCATTGTGTTATATGTTACCAGTTTCAGTGTGGAAAGACAAGTTGTCAGGGGTTGGAGGAGGTTGGTGGtgttttttcaaagtaaaactCTTAATCACTTTACGTTCTTCATTATCAAGGATAATTCCATTCATCCATAGAAGGAGCAGATTgtaaaagaaacacaataaattTGTCTTTGGAGTTGCTGAATTTGAGGTACTGGTGGGATTTATGGATTATTTTGATAGGAAGATATGGTTATAAATGTTTCATGATAGTATATGCTCATGTCTTATCTATTTTTAGACCTAGTAgttcttgataaatatttgctaaatgaataatgaacaaattataatttgggggaaattagtTTTGTATAATGGACTTCTTTTCTGTTTACTTAATATAACATAGAGCAATGAGTACAAAAATACAGAGTTAAGTTGCTATGGACATTTTGTagtttttgcatattttcttcaATTCTCATAAACTGTCCCAGACTAAGAATTATGTTTTCTTAAGGCTTAATGGTGTATAGCATTATTTGCTATTAGTAGCAAAGAATTAGCATTATATTGAATTCATGAAATAGTAATTGTCAGAATAAGTAATTCTTTAATATAGTAAACATGAAAATTTCATGGAGAATCTTAATGTAGACATGAGGAACATTTTGCTGTTTCTGTGTCTAATGAAGTAGAattttaatcttgattattttttaatcacttcttcAAAATACCTGAATCTGTCTCTGCTCGCCTTCAGGAAAGATATGACATGCTAATATAtgtgtttacattttataaatttacataaCTGTCTTGTTATTTATCTAATCAGTGATTTTGTATTCCTTGTACTTTTGCCTTGATGAGTTTTGCTAAAGGGAAAttttcaaattgaaaatatttttctatttagtcaatcatttatttattaggatACTGGCCATTGTGTTAAAGATATTTGTCATTAATCAAATGTTCTTAATACACTCTTTTGGATAAGGAGTGGATACATGAGTGGTGTTGGGTGGttctttggtaaaatatttaCCCTTTCCTGATAGACCCAAACATAGAAGTGAGCTCAATATACTAGTCTTGTACACATGAACTTGATTGAGCAATACCAGAAACTTAGATACTCGCCCAAGAAGGGTCAATCAGATATTTTTCTCATgagaattttttatctttatatttttattttttatttttaaagattttatttatttgacatagagagagagagagagagagagagtgagtgagagatggaacacaagcagggggagtgggagagggagaagtgggcttcctgctgagcagagagcccaatgtgggacttgatcgcatgaccctgggatcatgacctgagctgaagacagacatttaatgactgagccacccagacacccctatatttttattttttagagagagagtgcacacaaatAGGGGTGagtaagaggcagagggatagagagagaattttaagcacctctgtgcccagcacagggcctgatgtggggtttgatcttaggactgtgagatcatgacccaagttgaaatcaagagtaagatgcttaactgactgagctacccagtcctCTATCATGAGAATTCttaacactgtttttaaaaataatttatattatagaaAAGCTACAAAAACAATACCAAAATTTTCATATCCTTCACCTTGATACTCCATTTCTTGAGTATTTAAAACCTTAAGGGAAGCCTATGAACCTGAGGACATGGCAGGCTGTTGAGCTTCTCCCGAGCATCCCAGAGCTGCTCTGGCTTCTCTGTCACAAGGTTAGGTTGTTTGGTTCCTCCTTGTACTGCCTACATACTTTCCTCTTAATTTGATAGATATGCTTATTATTAAATGTGCCCTTCACATATCTCATTATCTCTTGGTCCCAGTTTGGAGCTCTTAATCCATCATCACATTCCACAGAGGTCACATTTCCATGAGCTGTTTTCAGCCAGTAACTGAATATGGCAGGGAAACTAAGGCAGGCTCATTCCTAGAAGATACAGAATTCCTCTAACAGATGACATTGACTTGGGGACACCCAATGACCTTGACTAATTCTGTTTAGAACTTCCTGATAGTCTCAGATAATTCTTctaccagaaatttttttttatctttctcctcAACTCAAGGTGAATCTTACCTCAAAATATGACAGTTCTTCCCATCTCCTTTTTGTCCATTCTTGTCTCCTTTTTATAATGTTACCTAGCCCCTCATTAGCTATTTGTCTGTTTTGCCCCAGAGATGTCATGCTCTATTAAACATCTCCACAGCtgcttgcactttttttttaagattttatttatttatttatttggcagagagagagagagagagatcacaagcaggcagagagtcaggcagagggagagggggaagcaggctccctgctgagcagagagcctgatgatgtgtgtcttgatcccagaaccctgagatcatgacctaagctgaagtcagaggcgtaacccactgagccacccacgcaccccagcTGCTTGCACTTTAAGCTCTCTTGCTTGCTTTTGGACCTTGTCAGTTCTTATAATAACTGCTACCCTCTGGTTTTTGGTGATTACCTAGACTCTGTTTTGTTCAGACCTTATTATATATAGGGTTATTAATAAGCCTGGCTCAGTGACTGCATCTCATATTATCCCTGGTCAGCAGAGAAGAACCTCTTCTCAGTGATGCCGATATCATTTTTGCAGCTGATTCCTAATGTACTCAGTGGATGCTGTGTCCTCTAGGCTTCTCCTGGAACACAATCTAGGGTAGGTCTTCTGAACTTGTATAATCTATTCATCCGAGTGTGCTCACTTCCCTCAGCCACTTTATTTTATtggttaaaaattattcataaaagaAGCAGAATCATGAATACAATgtgtattaaaagaaaatgtggaatcaATGTGATATTTTAGGGTGGGAAGAAGCATGATTCAATTTGAAATTAATCTGTTGCATTCAACAAATGGTAAGAACACAGGTCTACTTGGAACACATGGATAATGAAGTAGATAAGCAAGCATTAAGGTTGACAGAACTTGATCCATCCTTCTGAAGGAAACATTTTGAATCCATTTTTTCCATAATTGATCAGATGAAAGCTTATTGGATGGATCaattgaagagagaaaaattggCAAGAAACACAACAGCTGtacatgaaagaaagaatcagGACATATACAGTGTATGGAAAAACATAATGGAAATAATCAAATGCCTTCACATGCACAGAactgtattttttcctgtctttacagtttcttttatttctacatgcAACCAATAGGCAGATCTTCAAGACTCTCTTAtgagtacctttttaaaaagagatttttttatttatttgagtgggggaggggagatacagagagaaagagaggaagaaaaaaaaaaaaagcccaagcaGTGTAGGTGctgagcctgaggtggggcttgatctcatgaccctgagctgaaaccaagagttggatgctcactCAACTGTGCCACCAAGACCCCTCATACTATGAGAATCTTCTTAATGGTTCCCTCTTGAACTACTGAACTTTATTAGAatgttaatttaataaatttaccCCAAGCCCACTCTATACACTAAGCCATGCAATTCCCATTAATGAATTATACTAAGTATCATGTATAGGTAATATCCTAGACATTTTGTAAATCAACAGTACAACTCAAACTAAGTAACGTTATCCAAGATTTTGCTTGCAGCATATAAAgtcttcaaaatacattaaaaaaaaatattccctttTGCCATTACCATGTTCTCTTGCAATTTCAGGTAGGTCTCCAGAGATAGTCTTTTCTTGGGTAGGCTATTAGGAGTAAGCTTTGTAATATTATAGCCCTTTGAGCCTCTCAATATATAAGTCCCTCAACTTTAATAttctcatgtgttctctctctctgaagctcTATGCAGCATGTAGAATTACCAAAACAAAAGTCcccttttgtttcctgaaagaaACACACCCAAATTTCTAAACCAAATCTACAAATCAATTCCTTTATACAATAGTATTGTTCAAGCAAAAGATGTTCTTTAAGCAGCTAATACAAATCTTACCATCTAAATTCACTTAAAAGAATCTGATGGATagagaaaagtgaagaaaaaaggaagtaaagttTTAGGTTTTTATATTCTTCAGTGCTATATCCAGATCAGACCTGTGAATTTAAAACTCAGGAGAGTATTCTTTCACGAAGAATAAAATGGTGACAGAGGACTTCTCACATTGTTCGACAGACTTGCTTCCAAAATACACTTTTCTCTATTTACCTTTGGAAACATTTTCAACTTAGATGGCAACACAACAGGTATCATTTTGCATTATCAACTTTCACAAGATTTAGTACATTACTttaattactttatattttgttttgtctatGTTACTGCTTCACACACTAGACTTTAAGCTTCTTGAGTGCAGGGAATATGTTTCTTCCAACTTTTAATTTCTATTGCTTCTTACAAAGCCAAGCATAAAGTTGGCTCCCAGTCACTGGTATGCTGGTAAACTgaatctctgaaaaataaaaagtccttatTTGTAGTATTTGTCAGTTCCTAGGTATAAATGATGATTTGAAACTGCCAATATGACATTGTTGAACACAAGAGTTGAGATGAGTTGCACAATATGGCCGCTTGCAAGCTGATGTGTGCTGGCTCCAGCACATTGCTTCCTCCAGTGTTTGTGGGATACATAAAACATCCCTCCTATTTGTTACTTTTCCAACTTCAATTAAATTGATGTGACACACATCAGGTTTCCACCTCCACTTTCCTCTGCgtttttctaccattttataCAACTGAGTTTTAAGTTTCTGCCTGTCCCCTAAATTGATATGTTTACCAAAAATTCTTTTTGTATGTAAGAACCATATCTTAGGTATGGCTGCATATAACCACTTATAGGCTGAGCATCATGAATTATTTACCTTTCATTCTTTGTTTGGTTAATATAGCTATAGTAGCTCCTTTGTGTCACTTGTGAAGCCTCtgaaattttatggaaaatatgaaCGTGCTTATATGTGGTTTTTCTGTGGATAAGGGTTCATAGATTTCATTAGATTCCATAGGGataattatgctttaaaaaaggttaagaaaccCTGCCTCAAACTTTATCCAGTTCTCTAAAGTTCCCATTTCCTATAATGAATTAGCAAATGCCCTTAATCCTTGAAGCTGGGTTACTAACTGTCCAGTACTAGATACCGATCTATGGCTTACATGGCATGACATATCTATTCCTACCTTTTGGACTATTAACTGTAAGTGAAGAAAACAAGCTAAAGTATACTCTAGGAAAAACAACACAACTTTTCTAAAGGTATAATGCATGAACTAGAAGACTCAGTTCTTACTTTTGATCTTGTAATATTTTTCCTAGATGCTTTTGGCAGAGTATTAAGACACTAGTGAATACTGTGACATCTAACATGCAGAGAGTCTAGATTCAAATCTCAACCCTGAGCCATGTTAGTTGTCTGGTTGATGGCTTACATGTCtttaggcctcagtttcttcatctctaaaatgtaactaatattattatatatttcactGAGCTGtttgaagaataaatggaatATGTCTTAAAAGCTGTTAGTAGAACACATAATATAAAGTAGACactaaatgttaatttctttgagtattttcattatttcattattaatgttTCCATGTTTCCCTTATTTGACTATAAAATTCTTGGGGTGTAGCATATTTTATgactgaagacacaaaaatgatctccaaatatgtgttgaataaaggaataaaatgacaaaaaatatatctgataGACAGTAACCTACCAGTGTTGCCTTTTACAGTCAAAGTCacttttttaggtttttcttaAGCAGTTATCTCTGTTTATTTTGTAAGGAGAAGACTGCGTATATAGCCTTGcgaatctgttttgtttttacactaTAGATGATTGGGTTGAGCACTGGAGGCAAAAGCAGATAGATATTTGCCATCATCGAATGGACAACTTTGGGGGCTGATGGACCATAACGATGCACCAAGGACAGGCTCATCATGGGGATATAGAAAACAGCCACTGCTCCAATGTGGGAGACACAGGTGTTAAAAACCTTATGTCGTTCTTTAGGGGAGGCAATACTGAAAACAGAGTAAATGATCAAGATATAAGACAGGATAATGCATGGTGTATCTATTCCTGTAGTCAGGATGAGATCAATTAATCCACAGATGCTGTTGGCCCGAGTATCTGAACATgctaatttaatcacatctgggTGGTAGCAGTAGGAGTGGGAAAGGACATTAGCTTTACAGAAATTAAGGGGCTTAAGGAGGAAGAGTAGTGGTACTATTAATACTACAGTGCGCAATATCATTAACAGGCCCATCTGAATGATTCTAGAATTAGTGAGAATGGTAGCATATCTCAGAGGATCACAGATGGCTGCATAGCGGTCAAAGGCCATAGCCACCAGTACCCCAGATTCTATGAAGGTAAATCCATGTAGAAAAAACATCTGGATAATGCAGGTATTTAGACTGATTTCAACTGTATCAAACCAGAGGATACCTAATGTTGTTGACATTGTAGAAACAGTCAAGCCCAAGTCAGCAGCTGAAAGCATGGAGAGGAAATAGTACATGGGCTCATGGAGACTCTGCTGGGTAATGATGACAAATAGGATCATGCTGTTCCCAGAGAAGGCAATGGCATAGAGACAACAAAAAGGGATAGAGATCCACACATGGACAGACTCTAGGCCAGGAATGCCAGTCAGCAAGAAGGTTGGAAATTTAGATGTCAGGTTGCTTAAGATCTCCATGTTTTTCTGGATTTGTAGCATTTGTCCTCACAATTATCACATCCTATAGAAATAACAAATTACACTGTCAAACAAAAATATCTAGATAAATTTTCTTTTGGTTAGGAGAGCTGACTAGGTCATGGATTAGTACTTTATCATTGAGAAAACTctaaattaaactattttaattataaattatatgtatataatactcaatatatataaatatttttactcttaAATTCAAGGAAAATATGTCTAAATAATCTTATACATTTTGATGATAATTATTTCCTATATTGATAGAATTTTAAGTGCCATTAGATCATAAGATTTTTGTGAATagattattaatatataataaataataaaaatcagtgcATTCAATTTtgaatatgttatatatgaaaTGACTATGGGAAACCCACCTAAAGATATCCATGGATCTTCAGTGTCCACAAAGGTGCGAATTTCCAGGCAAAAATCTCCAGAACATTTCAGAGTTATCACTGAATACGTGTCATTTTAATCAAACAGTTTGGGTGAAACACCCTCAGAGAGTACATTTACAAGAGAAAACCAATGAAGACAAACTCCACAGAAGTTATTGGAAAGGATTATGTATGCTAAAGCAAGATGAGGCTAGACAGCTTTACAGGAAACGTTAAAGCCAGGAGAGATGGTGTTATGACTGGGTATTACATGAACAACAGTATGGAATTGCTTAAGTGGTTAGGTTATACTCGATGTGGAAAACCcgaagactccaccccaaaactgctacaactcatgcaggaattcagtaaagtggctggatataaaattattgcacagaaatcagttgcatttctatacatcaacaagatagaagaaagagaaatgaaggggtagatcccatttacaattgtaccccaaaccaaagatacctaggaataaatctaaccaaggagggaaaggatctgtactcagaaaactgtagaagagtcatgaaagaaattgagggagatgctggtggcatcacaattccagacttcaagctctattactaagctgtaatcatcaagacagtatggtactgacacaaaaaacagacacttagatcaacttaacagaatagagaacctagaaGTGGACTCttaactctatggccaactaatcttcgacaaagcaggaaagactatccaatgggaaaaagacagtcccttcagcAAATgttgttggggaaattggacagccacaggcagaagaatgaaccatttccttacaccacacacaaaaatagactcaaaatggatgaaagacctcagtgtgagacaggaatccatcaaaatccttgaggagaacacaggcagcaacctctttgacctcagttgcagcaacttcttgctagacatgccTCCAAAGGCAGGGGgagcaaaagtaaaaatgaacaattgggactccatcaaaataaaaagcttttgcacagcaaaggaaatagtcaacaaaaccaagagacaacctacagaatgagagaagatatttgcaaatgacaaatcagttaaagggctagtatctaaaatctataaagaacttttcaaactcaacacccaaagaataaataattcaaacaagagatgggcagaagacatgaacaggcatttctgcaaagaagacatccaaatggccaacaga comes from Mustela erminea isolate mMusErm1 chromosome 9, mMusErm1.Pri, whole genome shotgun sequence and encodes:
- the LOC116599753 gene encoding olfactory receptor 51F1-like, whose product is MLQIQKNMEILSNLTSKFPTFLLTGIPGLESVHVWISIPFCCLYAIAFSGNSMILFVIITQQSLHEPMYYFLSMLSAADLGLTVSTMSTTLGILWFDTVEISLNTCIIQMFFLHGFTFIESGVLVAMAFDRYAAICDPLRYATILTNSRIIQMGLLMILRTVVLIVPLLFLLKPLNFCKANVLSHSYCYHPDVIKLACSDTRANSICGLIDLILTTGIDTPCIILSYILIIYSVFSIASPKERHKVFNTCVSHIGAVAVFYIPMMSLSLVHRYGPSAPKVVHSMMANIYLLLPPVLNPIIYSVKTKQIRKAIYAVFSLQNKQR